Proteins encoded together in one Synechococcus sp. A15-62 window:
- a CDS encoding Fur family transcriptional regulator, with protein MTSSSAPAATDTTLQQGLHQDGRRLTPQRKRVLELFERCGSGCHLSAEEVHQQLAALEMKVSLATVYRTLRLLADMGLLQELELSEGGRRFELAVDDHRQHHHVVCIRCGRTEEFESETVLEAGAAAATHVGFQLIESSLNVRAICPKCQG; from the coding sequence GTGACATCGTCGTCTGCCCCTGCCGCTACGGACACCACCCTGCAGCAGGGGCTGCATCAGGACGGCCGCCGTCTAACCCCGCAGCGCAAAAGGGTTCTTGAGCTGTTCGAGCGCTGTGGGTCCGGCTGCCACCTCAGTGCCGAAGAGGTGCACCAGCAGCTGGCGGCCCTTGAGATGAAGGTGTCTCTGGCAACGGTGTATCGCACCCTGCGCCTGCTGGCCGACATGGGTCTGCTCCAGGAACTGGAGCTCAGTGAGGGGGGGCGACGCTTTGAGCTCGCCGTTGACGATCACCGCCAACATCACCATGTGGTGTGCATCCGCTGCGGCCGCACCGAGGAATTCGAAAGTGAAACTGTGCTGGAAGCAGGAGCTGCCGCCGCCACCCATGTTGGTTTTCAGTTGATTGAATCGAGCCTGAACGTTCGTGCGATCTGCCCCAAATGTCAGGGATAG
- a CDS encoding DUF3764 family protein produces the protein METHVLTFTITKSFAEWVATYDASLPLQKIAGITSLYRGVSKDDPSKVCAVMQAAPGVMEQFIADNTDMIAASGHVIESTVSQVFVAS, from the coding sequence ATGGAAACCCACGTCCTCACCTTCACCATCACCAAGTCATTTGCCGAATGGGTCGCCACCTATGACGCATCCCTGCCGCTTCAGAAAATCGCTGGCATCACTTCGCTCTACCGGGGTGTCAGCAAGGACGACCCCAGCAAGGTTTGCGCGGTGATGCAAGCCGCCCCCGGGGTGATGGAGCAATTCATCGCCGACAACACCGACATGATCGCGGCTTCGGGTCACGTGATTGAGAGCACCGTGAGTCAGGTGTTCGTCGCCAGCTGA